Proteins from one Chloroherpetonaceae bacterium genomic window:
- a CDS encoding MFS transporter yields MSRVTVQFMLPKFAIALMFAQVTVNFNRVAIVEYQLPALLIALMIGLYPFFGPFQPFFGKMTDRFPIFGYRRSPYLLIGLMTGSFSLLPLPFMLEFQKGGNLFAIPLMFLLFFIFGLSIALMANTYLDLIAECTTAETRSKVFAAAWTGQTLILVVWASLFGLWMPEFSESRLQSLYLISPLIVFILGFLGIFGLERRLTKDELRELTVGNQVSLPAGQLSREQNPFKDSLSMLLKNATAKRFFLFISLSFFGIFTQDLLQEVMGAEIFHLSVSDSSIFQQLFNTGVTLGMGMTAALGAKLLGKKESVALLEMRDKKSIATFGGMLAALSFGLIAFSILYLNLTLAIISFGINGFCVGIFTMAAVTMMSDMTVKGQTGKYLGIWSMAQAFGLGGCFILCGLIYEVIIGSSIFSSAPIGYAAFFLAEGFFMILCVISLRPASIASLERDAIKNEVTLMVK; encoded by the coding sequence ATGAGCCGAGTCACCGTTCAATTCATGCTCCCAAAGTTTGCGATTGCCTTGATGTTTGCGCAAGTCACGGTCAATTTTAATCGAGTTGCAATTGTTGAATACCAACTACCAGCCCTCCTCATTGCGCTGATGATTGGATTGTATCCGTTTTTTGGTCCGTTTCAACCCTTCTTTGGGAAAATGACCGATCGTTTTCCCATTTTTGGATATCGCCGCAGTCCATATCTTCTCATTGGGCTTATGACCGGAAGCTTTTCACTTTTACCGCTTCCATTCATGCTTGAGTTTCAGAAGGGAGGAAATCTTTTTGCCATTCCGTTGATGTTTCTTCTTTTTTTCATTTTTGGTCTCAGCATTGCGTTGATGGCCAATACTTACCTTGATCTCATTGCTGAATGTACAACAGCAGAAACCCGCAGCAAGGTTTTCGCCGCGGCTTGGACAGGGCAAACGTTAATTCTTGTTGTTTGGGCTTCGCTTTTTGGGCTGTGGATGCCGGAGTTTTCAGAATCGCGACTTCAAAGTCTTTATCTCATTTCGCCCTTGATCGTCTTTATTCTCGGATTTCTTGGCATCTTTGGCTTAGAACGGCGGCTTACAAAAGATGAATTGCGAGAATTAACAGTCGGGAACCAAGTTTCACTCCCCGCAGGTCAATTATCTCGAGAACAAAACCCATTTAAGGATTCTCTTTCAATGCTTCTGAAAAATGCAACGGCCAAACGCTTTTTTCTTTTTATCTCCCTTTCCTTTTTCGGGATTTTTACCCAAGATTTACTTCAAGAGGTAATGGGTGCTGAAATTTTTCACCTTAGTGTGAGCGATTCCTCCATTTTTCAACAACTATTTAATACAGGAGTAACGCTTGGAATGGGAATGACTGCCGCCTTGGGTGCAAAGCTTTTGGGAAAAAAAGAATCTGTGGCACTTTTAGAAATGAGGGACAAAAAAAGCATTGCAACATTCGGCGGAATGCTTGCAGCCTTAAGTTTCGGTTTAATCGCATTCTCTATTCTTTATCTCAACCTCACCCTTGCAATCATCTCTTTTGGAATCAATGGTTTTTGTGTCGGCATCTTTACGATGGCTGCCGTTACGATGATGTCTGACATGACGGTAAAGGGTCAAACCGGAAAGTATCTTGGGATTTGGAGTATGGCTCAAGCATTTGGATTAGGGGGGTGCTTTATACTTTGTGGGTTAATATATGAGGTTATTATCGGCTCAAGTATTTTTTCTTCTGCTCCAATCGGCTATGCTGCATTCTTTCTTGCTGAAGGCTTTTTTATGATTTTATGTGTGATTTCATTGCGCCCGGCAAGTATAGCGTCTCTTGAGCGCGATGCCATTAAGAATGAAGTCACTTTGATGGTAAAGTAA
- a CDS encoding BCD family MFS transporter: MSETVSSNKLLVAHQALNLLRLALPKLGIGWMFALLTANFNRVSIHELAIPAVIITSMIGCYHFLSPFQIYFGSLADRFPIFRMKRTPYLFLGSMIASIIFLFLPAMMLAMSQSHWWGFLGGFFLLIVFGVGLAMSGNAHLALISDITTDKTRGVAVALVWTTMILGLVLSGVVMKYQMPVYHHETLVKLYSITPVIVFFTCGVGLLGLEPRVKYDLRNPKVQPINEPSIKRENMIRLVQRLFSTGNATRLFFLFIVGSTIGIFLQDTILEVFGAAVLGLSLKETSSFQPIWGIGVLGSMLLVGLLSLWFRFDKQSVARIGSGGTAIGLLLLAIISLSESSRFMFHALFFLGLFTGFHTIGTLTTMMEMTSQKERATYMGLWGFATSLGSGLSGVLAGALVSLLIETSFFSASIGYAIIFFIESCLMILSVYLLGRVSISDFKLQTGQTDANRSMPENLTPLKPADLTIVMEAETGD; encoded by the coding sequence ATGTCAGAAACAGTTTCTTCAAATAAACTTCTTGTCGCTCACCAAGCCTTGAATCTCTTACGCTTAGCCTTGCCTAAGCTTGGAATTGGGTGGATGTTTGCGCTTCTAACCGCCAACTTCAATCGCGTATCGATTCATGAGCTTGCCATTCCTGCTGTGATTATCACTTCAATGATAGGGTGTTATCATTTCCTTTCGCCGTTTCAAATTTACTTTGGTTCGCTTGCCGATCGGTTTCCAATTTTCAGGATGAAACGCACACCCTATCTTTTTCTTGGATCGATGATTGCCAGCATCATTTTTCTATTTCTTCCGGCAATGATGCTTGCAATGAGCCAAAGCCATTGGTGGGGCTTTTTGGGTGGCTTTTTTCTGCTTATTGTTTTCGGCGTTGGGCTTGCAATGTCTGGTAATGCTCATTTAGCACTTATCTCAGATATCACAACCGATAAAACGCGGGGGGTTGCGGTGGCATTGGTTTGGACAACAATGATTTTAGGCCTTGTGCTTTCCGGAGTTGTGATGAAGTATCAGATGCCGGTCTATCATCATGAAACTTTGGTAAAGCTCTATAGCATTACACCGGTGATTGTTTTCTTTACTTGTGGCGTTGGCTTGCTTGGGCTAGAACCACGTGTAAAATACGACCTAAGAAACCCCAAAGTACAGCCAATTAATGAACCCTCGATAAAACGCGAGAATATGATTCGCCTTGTTCAGCGACTTTTCAGTACTGGAAATGCGACTCGCTTGTTTTTCCTCTTTATAGTTGGGAGCACAATCGGCATTTTTCTTCAAGATACCATTCTCGAAGTCTTCGGAGCCGCAGTGCTTGGGCTATCATTGAAAGAGACTTCCTCATTTCAACCGATTTGGGGAATCGGCGTCTTAGGCTCAATGCTGCTGGTGGGCTTGCTTTCACTTTGGTTTCGATTTGATAAACAATCTGTTGCAAGAATTGGAAGCGGTGGAACTGCCATTGGTTTATTGCTTCTTGCAATTATTAGTTTAAGTGAATCGAGCCGTTTTATGTTTCATGCGCTCTTCTTTTTGGGCCTCTTCACCGGTTTTCATACAATTGGAACGCTCACCACAATGATGGAAATGACATCTCAAAAAGAACGCGCCACTTATATGGGGTTGTGGGGATTTGCAACTTCATTAGGAAGCGGGCTTTCAGGGGTTCTCGCGGGTGCGCTTGTTTCGCTCCTTATTGAAACATCATTTTTTTCAGCCTCAATCGGTTATGCCATTATCTTCTTCATTGAATCTTGTTTAATGATACTTTCGGTTTACCTATTAGGACGAGTAAGTATTTCTGACTTTAAGTTACAAACCGGCCAAACGGATGCCAATCGTTCAATGCCAGAAAATTTAACACCCTTAAAACCGGCAGATCTCACTATTGTGATGGAAGCCGAAACAGGGGATTAA
- a CDS encoding TonB-dependent receptor, whose amino-acid sequence MNRFKTIAFGLLALATFAVLSSEIRAEGGETGILTGKVTSLSGEPIIGATIKILGTTLGATTNIRGEFRISKAPAGKISLRISALGYEPISDVFDLEGGATSTVTFTLSESNFSASEVVVSASKHEQNRLEIPITTTVISEQAINALPLSSLDQVLESIPGVDVTRSGGFGSSSVQIRGSNSMTGGGIGTRVMMLYDGFLMNTPDAGSVDWQNFMMNGIGRLEVVKGAASSLYGSGAMGGIINVIGTMPSEMTFNVRFSNGFYDAPPSFVNTRNYPNGKVPYFYNTMFTHGNTIGDLSYNVIYSRMSDEGYRQNSNQLMDDLKLKLTYQITPTQQLIFSGLINRNEGGQVYPWRSKANALSADANDYLSDDQKESGMEFAGLTHVMVFDQYTKLETRASYYRYHFVIKYYPQFSEAFGPFQQYTLRRRAPYDPNDPNTFNNSDAKRLSFGIQLNRLASDHQITTGIDAYIDDVQSTLYYNNKSYTIGAYIQDDFSLGERLRFSFGIRFDLNHLMNRTDVSYLDILNPFSTAQPDGSIYPTVVSQIEHPTLWQLSPRVAATYKLDDESALRASVSRSFRAPTLAERFITEAGIFAGIPNGTLDAERMTSFEFGVYKAFGNQFSIDFSTYANFYTNLIESQDISPAKPNKQVGDIIFQYKNFAEARILGFEFALTFRPINELTFQLGYNFMDARDLSPNKNDLLRAVTADSTNNWLPYRPQHNISGSANFTWNDLSMMYSARYLPQYRRIRLALSEADYPGDFLVMDLTAAYQVLSQFKVTATVQNFTNTQYEELEQFRMPGRSFHIGFEFNL is encoded by the coding sequence ATGAATCGGTTTAAAACCATTGCCTTTGGGCTACTCGCACTTGCCACGTTTGCCGTGCTTTCATCTGAAATAAGGGCGGAAGGCGGCGAAACCGGCATCCTAACCGGAAAAGTAACCTCATTATCGGGAGAGCCGATAATTGGGGCAACGATCAAAATTCTTGGAACCACATTAGGCGCAACCACCAATATCCGTGGGGAATTTCGAATTTCGAAAGCTCCTGCAGGAAAGATTTCCCTTCGTATCTCTGCATTAGGATACGAACCCATATCAGATGTTTTTGACTTGGAAGGTGGCGCAACTTCAACCGTTACTTTTACACTTAGTGAATCAAATTTTTCTGCATCCGAAGTTGTCGTTTCTGCTTCAAAGCATGAGCAGAATCGATTGGAAATTCCAATCACCACAACCGTTATCAGTGAGCAAGCCATTAATGCTTTGCCGCTCAGTTCATTGGATCAAGTTTTGGAATCTATCCCCGGCGTGGATGTTACCCGCTCGGGAGGCTTTGGCTCAAGCAGCGTTCAAATTCGGGGCTCAAACAGCATGACGGGCGGCGGAATCGGAACGCGTGTGATGATGCTTTATGATGGCTTTTTGATGAATACTCCCGATGCAGGCTCGGTGGATTGGCAAAATTTTATGATGAATGGTATTGGCCGACTTGAAGTCGTAAAGGGTGCGGCATCCTCACTTTACGGTTCAGGTGCAATGGGCGGAATTATCAATGTCATTGGGACAATGCCAAGCGAAATGACATTTAATGTTCGGTTTTCAAATGGATTTTATGATGCACCACCATCGTTTGTGAATACCCGAAACTACCCGAATGGGAAAGTACCGTATTTCTATAACACAATGTTTACACACGGAAATACGATTGGCGATCTCAGCTATAATGTTATTTACTCTCGAATGAGTGATGAAGGCTACCGTCAAAATTCAAATCAATTGATGGATGATTTAAAGCTCAAACTCACTTATCAGATTACTCCGACACAGCAATTGATATTCTCTGGATTAATTAATCGAAACGAAGGCGGACAGGTTTACCCGTGGCGCTCAAAAGCCAATGCACTCAGCGCCGATGCTAATGATTATCTCTCCGACGATCAAAAAGAATCTGGAATGGAATTTGCCGGGCTTACACATGTTATGGTTTTTGATCAATACACGAAACTTGAAACACGCGCCTCATACTACAGGTATCACTTTGTAATCAAATATTATCCTCAGTTTAGCGAAGCGTTCGGCCCATTTCAACAATACACCTTACGCCGACGCGCGCCGTATGACCCCAACGACCCAAATACATTCAACAATTCTGATGCTAAGCGCCTTTCCTTTGGTATTCAATTGAACCGGCTTGCTTCTGATCATCAAATTACAACCGGTATAGATGCATATATAGACGATGTTCAATCCACGCTTTATTACAATAATAAGTCCTATACGATTGGGGCTTATATACAAGATGATTTCAGTCTCGGTGAACGCCTTCGATTCAGCTTCGGAATTCGTTTTGATTTGAACCATCTGATGAATCGAACAGATGTTTCATACCTTGATATTCTTAATCCGTTTTCAACTGCACAGCCTGACGGCTCAATCTACCCGACGGTTGTGTCTCAAATTGAGCATCCGACTTTGTGGCAGCTTAGCCCAAGAGTTGCAGCAACTTATAAACTTGATGACGAATCGGCACTGCGCGCCTCCGTGAGCCGCAGTTTTAGAGCGCCAACGCTTGCCGAGCGCTTTATCACTGAAGCAGGGATCTTCGCCGGAATTCCAAATGGCACGCTTGACGCAGAACGCATGACGAGTTTCGAATTTGGCGTTTATAAAGCATTCGGAAATCAGTTTTCAATTGACTTTTCAACTTACGCCAATTTTTACACCAATCTGATTGAATCGCAAGATATCTCTCCGGCTAAACCCAACAAGCAAGTGGGCGATATCATCTTCCAATACAAAAATTTCGCTGAAGCTCGCATTCTTGGTTTTGAATTCGCGCTCACTTTCCGCCCTATCAATGAACTGACCTTTCAATTGGGTTACAATTTTATGGATGCCCGCGATTTGAGCCCAAATAAAAATGATTTGCTTCGTGCCGTTACTGCTGATTCAACCAACAATTGGCTTCCTTATCGACCTCAACACAACATTTCCGGAAGTGCCAATTTTACTTGGAATGATCTTTCAATGATGTATAGCGCTCGCTATTTACCGCAGTATCGTCGAATTCGTTTAGCGCTCTCTGAAGCCGATTACCCGGGTGATTTCTTGGTGATGGATTTGACCGCGGCTTATCAAGTTCTTTCTCAATTTAAGGTTACGGCAACTGTACAAAATTTCACCAATACGCAGTATGAAGAACTTGAGCAGTTCCGTATGCCGGGAAGAAGTTTTCACATTGGTTTTGAATTTAATCTCTGA
- the crtI gene encoding phytoene desaturase family protein gives MASSKKVIVIGAGLGGLSAAIHLAAKGFDVTIIEKNATVGGKMQELRSPNGYRFDLGPTLITMPFVFESLFAAAGRKLSDYLELIPLEASCRYFFQDGTVFTAYCNRFQFEEEVARVFPSAAPALKPYFDYAKRIYDATAESFIYNPLSFSRLFKTNPIDLFKIDALSTVHKSNVRFFSDPRFVQFLDRFPTYVGSSPYFAPATLNVIAFVELAFGGFYIKGGMQRLAEAYLKLALELGVTLETNAEVTAILDRNKVVTGVQVKKNGAIETLEALAVVSNDDAIHTYTALTDKAPKRLKNLEASCSGYVLTLGVKDTYPNLSHHNIFFTKDYKHEFEEIFTQGVMPSDPTIYLTRSCHSDAGQSPEGSENWFLLINAPFLSERYNWKQDGKLYKNLVNESLEKRGFIGLSGKIEFEAEVTPEMLYQKFYSHRGSIYGLSSNGMMSAFLRPRNRSPYLKGLYIATGSAHPGGGTPMVTLSGKFAAELLIQDFQEL, from the coding sequence GTGGCATCCTCCAAAAAAGTTATTGTCATTGGCGCAGGATTGGGCGGACTTTCAGCAGCCATTCATTTGGCAGCGAAAGGCTTTGATGTAACCATTATTGAAAAAAATGCAACTGTGGGCGGAAAAATGCAAGAACTTCGCTCGCCAAATGGCTACCGGTTTGATTTAGGCCCAACACTTATCACAATGCCCTTCGTTTTTGAATCTCTTTTTGCGGCGGCGGGCAGGAAACTTTCCGACTACCTTGAACTCATTCCACTTGAGGCGTCGTGCCGATATTTCTTCCAAGATGGCACAGTCTTTACGGCATATTGCAATCGCTTTCAGTTTGAAGAGGAAGTCGCCCGTGTTTTTCCTTCAGCCGCTCCCGCGCTCAAGCCATACTTTGATTATGCTAAGCGCATCTATGATGCCACCGCCGAAAGTTTTATTTACAACCCACTTTCTTTTTCACGCCTTTTTAAAACAAATCCGATTGACTTATTCAAAATCGACGCGCTTTCGACCGTCCATAAAAGCAACGTGCGTTTTTTTTCGGATCCTCGTTTTGTGCAGTTTCTCGATCGGTTTCCAACCTATGTGGGCTCTTCACCATATTTCGCACCCGCAACCCTCAATGTCATTGCATTTGTGGAACTGGCTTTTGGCGGCTTTTATATTAAAGGCGGGATGCAGCGGCTTGCCGAGGCTTACCTGAAGCTTGCCTTAGAACTTGGCGTTACACTTGAAACCAATGCCGAGGTGACGGCAATTCTTGATCGCAATAAAGTTGTGACAGGCGTTCAAGTCAAAAAAAACGGGGCGATAGAAACGTTGGAAGCACTGGCTGTCGTCTCGAATGATGATGCGATACACACATACACGGCATTAACCGATAAAGCCCCAAAGCGATTGAAAAATCTTGAGGCGTCTTGCTCGGGCTATGTTCTTACGCTCGGTGTAAAGGATACTTATCCAAACCTTTCTCATCACAATATATTTTTCACAAAAGATTATAAGCACGAGTTCGAAGAAATTTTCACGCAAGGTGTTATGCCAAGCGACCCCACGATTTATCTCACTCGGTCGTGCCATAGCGATGCTGGACAATCGCCCGAGGGCTCGGAAAATTGGTTTCTCTTAATCAATGCGCCGTTTCTTTCTGAGCGTTACAATTGGAAGCAAGATGGGAAATTGTACAAGAATTTGGTGAATGAATCGCTGGAGAAGCGCGGTTTTATTGGGCTTTCGGGGAAGATTGAATTTGAAGCTGAAGTGACGCCCGAAATGCTTTATCAAAAATTTTATTCACACCGAGGCTCAATCTATGGCCTTTCGTCAAATGGGATGATGTCGGCTTTTTTGCGCCCTCGAAACCGCTCGCCTTATTTGAAAGGGCTGTACATCGCGACAGGGAGCGCGCATCCGGGTGGTGGCACACCAATGGTGACTCTCTCGGGGAAGTTCGCGGCAGAACTCTTAATCCAAGATTTTCAAGAATTGTGA
- the aat gene encoding leucyl/phenylalanyl-tRNA--protein transferase, with protein sequence MKIPQPAPALTPDLVLYGYTIGVFPMADSENGIIRWYFPLKRAIIPLENYHAPRSLRQVIKKSTFEIRVNTNFEAVMRACASERGDGYGTWISDEMIEVYTELHKAGYAHSIESYYNGELAGGLYGISIGAAFFGESMFYRVPNASKVAFDFLISRLKERQYELLDSQYINDNVKRFGAIEISKEEYTDKLKLALRRQLYFDQTPINPILNDSDWDREENEAIIVPNTRIILNNDWEEEGD encoded by the coding sequence ATGAAAATACCACAACCTGCTCCGGCACTCACGCCGGATTTAGTTCTATACGGTTATACTATTGGGGTTTTCCCAATGGCCGATTCTGAAAACGGCATCATCCGTTGGTATTTCCCACTCAAACGCGCCATTATTCCACTTGAAAATTATCATGCCCCGCGCTCGCTTCGGCAAGTGATAAAAAAATCCACTTTTGAAATTCGGGTGAACACCAATTTTGAAGCCGTGATGCGCGCCTGTGCTAGTGAACGCGGCGATGGCTACGGCACTTGGATTTCGGATGAAATGATTGAAGTTTATACCGAGCTTCACAAAGCCGGTTATGCGCATAGCATTGAATCGTATTATAATGGTGAGCTTGCCGGTGGGCTTTATGGGATTTCAATCGGGGCGGCGTTTTTTGGCGAATCAATGTTTTACCGTGTCCCCAATGCAAGCAAAGTCGCGTTTGATTTTCTTATCTCCCGGCTGAAAGAGCGCCAATATGAACTCTTGGATTCGCAATACATTAATGACAATGTGAAACGGTTTGGTGCAATCGAAATTTCTAAAGAAGAGTACACCGATAAGCTAAAGCTCGCACTTCGGCGGCAGCTTTACTTTGATCAAACCCCAATTAACCCCATTTTGAACGATTCGGATTGGGATCGAGAGGAAAATGAAGCCATTATTGTTCCCAATACCCGAATCATCTTAAATAACGATTGGGAAGAAGAAGGCGACTAA
- a CDS encoding toxin, with amino-acid sequence MDIKAKEKEVASFLKNFKEKMKVWDVLFRDERGKNAQALLDLELRPIERNKVLENLYINDYSEGPFSDTLYHGADMWVFGKEVKKKEVYIKITMGQHGRSVICISFHEAEHKMKYPLK; translated from the coding sequence ATGGATATAAAGGCAAAAGAAAAGGAAGTTGCCTCTTTCCTTAAGAACTTTAAGGAAAAGATGAAAGTATGGGATGTGCTCTTCCGCGACGAAAGAGGCAAGAATGCCCAAGCCCTTTTAGACTTGGAGCTACGCCCAATTGAGCGAAACAAGGTACTTGAAAATCTCTATATAAACGATTACTCCGAAGGGCCTTTCTCCGATACGCTCTACCACGGAGCAGATATGTGGGTTTTTGGGAAAGAGGTAAAGAAAAAAGAAGTTTACATCAAAATCACAATGGGTCAACACGGGAGAAGTGTCATCTGTATTTCATTTCATGAAGCGGAGCACAAAATGAAGTACCCATTAAAGTAA
- a CDS encoding DUF4065 domain-containing protein, producing the protein MKSPITGKEMTLKKEKRSMEFRKEKIEIVYHYYKCEDSGEQFTTTALDELNINQVHNRYREKFNIPFPEEIAGIREKYGLSAVKMSEVLGFGVNGYRQYEAGEIPSIANAKIIQMVDDSTYFTKMVELSTTLSSEIKLKVCQRARQISELKDQNRGFEAFQEYMLGKAKPDTFSGYKIPSLEKIAQMISYFAKEMQPYKTKLNKLLFYADFLMYKESGFSISGMRYKAIDMGPVPGNFQSIYEYLANQGEIDILSQEFPNGKTGEQFIPKRENPFKADLFTEKEIRVLEKVAKTFRKTTTQEMIELSHSEEAWKANEKIKAKIHYDYAFELNLS; encoded by the coding sequence ATGAAAAGTCCAATTACAGGGAAAGAAATGACCTTAAAGAAAGAAAAAAGGTCTATGGAATTTCGCAAGGAAAAAATTGAGATTGTATATCATTATTACAAATGTGAGGATAGTGGAGAGCAGTTTACCACCACGGCATTGGATGAATTGAATATCAATCAAGTTCATAACCGATACCGCGAAAAATTCAACATTCCGTTCCCTGAAGAAATCGCCGGAATACGTGAAAAGTATGGGTTATCGGCTGTTAAAATGTCTGAAGTGTTAGGGTTTGGCGTGAACGGCTATCGCCAATACGAAGCGGGAGAAATCCCAAGCATTGCCAATGCAAAGATTATACAGATGGTAGATGATAGTACATACTTTACTAAAATGGTGGAACTATCAACAACCCTAAGTAGTGAAATCAAATTGAAAGTTTGCCAACGGGCACGGCAAATTTCAGAGCTAAAAGATCAAAATCGCGGTTTCGAGGCGTTTCAAGAATATATGCTTGGAAAAGCAAAGCCCGACACGTTTTCAGGCTACAAAATCCCTTCTCTTGAAAAAATCGCGCAGATGATTTCTTATTTCGCAAAGGAAATGCAGCCCTATAAAACCAAGCTGAATAAACTGCTTTTCTATGCCGATTTTCTCATGTATAAAGAAAGCGGTTTTTCCATCAGTGGTATGCGCTATAAAGCGATTGATATGGGGCCTGTGCCCGGTAACTTCCAAAGCATTTATGAATATTTAGCCAATCAAGGAGAAATTGACATTTTAAGCCAAGAATTCCCTAATGGCAAAACGGGCGAACAGTTTATACCAAAAAGAGAAAACCCGTTCAAAGCAGACTTATTTACCGAAAAAGAAATAAGAGTATTAGAGAAAGTGGCAAAAACATTCCGAAAAACAACAACTCAAGAAATGATTGAGTTAAGCCATTCAGAGGAAGCGTGGAAAGCCAATGAGAAAATTAAAGCGAAAATTCATTACGATTATGCGTTTGAATTAAACCTTAGCTAA